The Halostella salina nucleotide sequence AATGCGTCCGCGACCCGGTCGAGTATCTCCGGGGCCGTCGGCTCGTCCGCCGTCATGTCGTTCCCTCCGTGGGGGCCCGCGCCGGGACCGACGGCGCGGCGACCGTCCTCATCGACACTCGCTACGGACGGGGGCCACTTACCTTTCGTGGCCGCGGATCGTCGACCGGGTTACGGCCGTCCGTCCGTCACCGTTCCGGGCGCGGTGCCGCCTCGTAGCGCGCTATCTCGTCGGTCTTCTCGACGGCGGCGTACGTTGCTTCCAGCGTCTCCTCGGCCCGGAGCAGGCCGTGGCGGTCGAGGAACTCGCGGCCGTCGTCGGTGAGCCCGTAGAACACGTGGGGCCGGTCCCGGCTCCGGCGCTCGGGCGGGAGTTCGACGCGCTCGACGACGCCGACCTCCTGCAGCGCCGACAGGTGCCCGCGGATGGTCGAGTCGCTCTTGCTCGGGTTGACGTAGTCGAGTTCCCGCAGGGTCGGCAGCCCCTCGGGATGGCCGAGCACGTCCTGCAGGAGAGCGAAGCGCGTCTCCTGCGTGACGACGTTCAGGCGCTCGCGCTCCCGGTCGACCCCGCCG carries:
- a CDS encoding helix-turn-helix domain-containing protein — protein: MSRPDAAAGGVDRERERLNVVTQETRFALLQDVLGHPEGLPTLRELDYVNPSKSDSTIRGHLSALQEVGVVERVELPPERRSRDRPHVFYGLTDDGREFLDRHGLLRAEETLEATYAAVEKTDEIARYEAAPRPER